The Anastrepha ludens isolate Willacy chromosome 2, idAnaLude1.1, whole genome shotgun sequence genome contains a region encoding:
- the LOC128856015 gene encoding pupal cuticle protein Edg-91-like: MKTTVTFIFIAAITTLTSARPTFDKIAEALLEVVDPNPYPRYPSGSANYQQGYHQHHHDHHYYGNGAQPDGYYQQPHGGYYPAQVSYVQGPGPYAPGHYPQQHYPQGHYAHGNYGGNGYVHPEPALSVGITAGYEPSGYARHHSYKQHGY; encoded by the coding sequence ATGAAGACTACcgttacttttatatttattgctgCTATTACCACTTTGACATCTGCACGCCCCACATTCGACAAAATTGCCGAAGCTTTGCTGGAAGTTGTTGACCCCAATCCATACCCGAGATATCCGTCAGGATCCGCCAACTACCAACAGGGTTACCATCAACACCATCATGATCATCATTATTATGGCAATGGCGCCCAACCAGACGGTTACTATCAACAGCCTCATGGGGGCTATTATCCCGCCCAAGTCTCATATGTGCAAGGACCAGGACCCTATGCACCCGGACATTACCCTCAACAGCATTATCCACAGGGGCACTATGCACATGGAAATTACGGCGGCAACGGCTATGTACATCCTGAACCGGCTTTATCGGTGGGCATTACTGCTGGCTATGAGCCATCAGGATATGCGCGGCATCACTCATATAAACAACATGGCTATTAG
- the LOC128856006 gene encoding homeobox protein 2-like, whose amino-acid sequence MKCVLVFVVSAFAQIYYCNGVLERSFSAEHTADKDLEHSQRSQRSQFKSGGRDFGDLENYQKPAVPFFGAHFLHGSTNGRMVQPHSSRQQHHQDQQQQQKLDIKHHQCQQHQQKQRPQAVKTIIANNRQMPKNNQQTGPAEQHMSHQHQPNYKLNRQYNNNNNHNVNYHIDRSNGSNKRNDNKHRGVQGHYDQFGIVHENNQNNSNIKNNYHNNFTMSKTNNINTSNVAKNINGDANSAPRSIPKLAIKDTATATTTKKASATTATMTTTASTPADQKGLPLKSIAGIQNTLPSTSTPVQQPIPQNTKLLNINTVSNFIANHVPPTTKSPRLATGDMSTLHFRRSVSNNPFLQYQPLRNQNVETSSAEKFFKLPTFMQNPFFQNHSLPNPSNQIPLVPNNESTQNPWLHTITPKPTNPGYAMQNPYTPVVASNPFIPNFPIQTPSEPSPDRTPDPFMPFMPNFPFNPTTSIPNKMSTQRVPAVSTSAQIGTQNVIKSQTDENISSTPSTSSTSTTQSIVTPSSAIRAPTISPALNELIKKGAIIFPDLLYPTTTTSSAQQLIDIRRR is encoded by the coding sequence ATGAAATGTGTACTAGTATTTGTTGTTAGTGCGTTCGCTCAAATTTACTATTGCAATGGAGTATTGGAGCGATCGTTCAGTGCAGAGCACACTGCTGATAAGGATTTAGAGCATTCCCAGCGATCGCAGCGGTCACAATTCAAGTCAGGCGGCAGGGATTTTGgtgatttagaaaattatcagaaaccagcagttccatttttTGGTGCGCACTTTCTGCACGGCTCTACAAATGGTAGAATGGTACAGCCGCATTCCAGCCGGCAACAGCATCATCAAgatcaacaacagcaacaaaaacttgACATAAAACATCATCAATGTCAACAGCATCAGCAAAAACAACGACCACAAGCAGTAAAAACAATTATAGCTAATAATCGGCAGATGCCAAAAAATAATCAGCAAACTGGCCCAGCAGAACAACACATGAGCCACCAACACCAGCCAAATTACAAGCTTAATCGGcaatataataacaataacaaccacaacgTAAACTATCATATTGATAGAAGCAATGGAAGTAATAAAAGGAATGACAATAAACATCGAGGGGTTCAGGGACACTACGATCAGTTTGGGATTGTGCATGAAAACAATCAAAATAAcagcaatattaaaaataattatcacaACAACTTCACAATgagcaaaacaaataatattaacaccAGTAATGTTgctaaaaatatcaatggcgaTGCCAACAGTGCGCCACGTAGCATcccaaaactcgccatcaaaGACACCGCAACGGCAACGACGACTAAAAAGGCATcagcaacaactgcaacaatGACAACTACAGCATCAACACCCGCCGACCAAAAAGGACTTCCTCTGAAATCGATTGCAGGCATACAAAATACGCTGCCATCAACATCTACACCCGTCCAGCAACCCATTCCACAGAATACGAAACTACTAAATATTAATACAGTATCTAATTTCATAGCAAATCATGTGCCACCCACAACCAAATCGCCGCGATTAGCTACCGGTGATATGAGTACGTTACATTTTCGAAGAAGTGTCTCCAATAACCCCTTTTTACAATATCAACCTCTCAGAAACCAGAATGTCGAAACCTCATCTGCAGAAAAATTCTTTAAACTACCCACTTTTATGCAAAATCCGTTTTTCCAAAATCATAGCTTACCAAATCCTTCGAATCAAATCCCATTAGTACCGAATAACGAATCGACACAAAATCCTTGGCTACACACTATTACACCCAAGCCTACGAATCCCGGTTATGCCATGCAAAACCCATACACACCTGTTGTAGCATCAAATCCTTTCATACCAAATTTCCCTATACAGACTCCTTCCGAGCCCTCACCGGATCGCACACCTGATCCATTCATGCCATTTATGCCGAACTTTCCCTTCAATCCCACGACAAGTATTCCAAACAAAATGTCCACTCAAAGAGTACCCGCAGTCAGTACTTCAGCACAGATTGGCACGCAAAACGTGATCAAGTCACAAACCGATGAAAATATTTCGTCGACGCCAAGTACGAGCTCAACAAGCACAACTCAGTCTATTGTAACGCCCAGTTCTGCTATACGGGCTCCAACTATCAGCCCAGCATTAAACGAGCTCATTAAAAAGGGTGCGATCATATTTCCAGATTTGCTATatcctacaacaacaacttctaGCGCACAACAACTTATAGATATAAGAAGACGCTAG
- the LOC128855999 gene encoding G2/mitotic-specific cyclin-B3, with amino-acid sequence MAPTKNTRASTKQAATTTVSTLLPLTRKGLTRRTAINVDDQNVGITQTRGKRKAEHSPAKNDKTKRSALGNLTNNVKLMTMTTKTVHSEDDTKQSTHFTKRKENQSIGTKTQVLKESRNTIGNTDVSTLQNPPTKIATRATTRNANAVNTSYKNVLEETGNKLAIPSVSTLIATSSVKSRKSDQAQILPPLPAAPVVAAVATKQSQSNKPVRRISNEFNKTEESLYMSALEDISSCESMRLSSNFEAAKRRSALLLQEKSKSEGVPVDEISEKPPPATIPKGVEDFDKENWNDIYQVSQYAMDIFNYLKSREAEFPITDYMVKQIHLTKWMRTLLVDWMVEVQETFELNHETLYLSIKIVDLFLCRAVINKDVLQLLGAAALFIACKFDERTPPLIEDFLYICDGAYKHDELTKMEMTTLRTINYDLGIPLSYRFLRRYARCGKVPMQTLTLARYILEMSLMDYAVIQFSDSKMACATLFMALRLHGDKKPWTQTFEYYTGYILTDFAEIVPILNAGLHRKPKVRTIRSKYSHKIFHEVAKVPLLTTEELFENNLDLNISIKIEDS; translated from the coding sequence ATGGCGCCAACAAAGAATACCCGTGCATCCACTAAACAGGCTGCAACGACAACAGTGTCCACATTATTGCCACTAACAAGAAAAGGACTCACTCGGCGGACTGCCATAAATGTCGATGATCAAAATGTGGGTATAACACAGACGCGCGGCAAACGTAAAGCCGAACATAGTCCTGCCAAGAATGATAAAACCAAACGCTCGGCGCTTGGTAACCTCAcgaataatgtaaaattaatgACAATGACGACGAAGACTGTCCATTCCGAGGATGACACTAAGCAAAGCACACATTTTACGAAGAGGAAGGAAAATCAATCAATCGGAACAAAGACGCAAGTGCTCAAAGAATCTCGTAACACAATAGGGAATACTGATGTTAGTACGCTTCAAAATCCACCGACGAAAATCGCAACAAGAGCAACAACACGAAATGCGAATGCTGTTAATActtcatataaaaatgttttggaaGAAACAGGTAACAAATTAGCAATACCAAGTGTAAGTACCTTAATAGCTACGTCGTCCGTGAAATCTCGGAAATCGGATCAAGCCCAAATATTGCCTCCGCTTCCTGCGGCTCCAGTTGTAGCAGCCGTGGCAACAAAGCAATCACAGTCTAATAAGCCAGTAAGACGCATTTCTAATGAATTCAACAAGACTGAAGAAAGTTTGTACATGTCGGCGTTGGAGGATATTTCTAGTTGTGAGTCGATGCGCCTATCTAGTAATTTCGAAGCAGCTAAGCGAAGGTCGGCCCTATTATTACAAGAGAAGAGCAAGTCCGAAGGTGTACCAGTTGATGAAATTAGTGAAAAGCCACCGCCTGCAACAATACCGAAAGGCGTGGAAGATTTCGACAAAGAAAATTGGAATGACATATACCAAGTGTCACAATATGCCAtggatatttttaattatttgaaatctCGCGAGGCGGAGTTTCCTATAACTGATTATATGGTAAAACAAATACATTTGACCAAGTGGATGCGAACATTGCTCGTAGACTGGATGGTTGAGGTGCAAGAAACTTTCGAGCTGAATCATGAAACGCTTTATTTGTCAATAAAAATAGTTGATCTGTTTTTGTGTCGTGCTGTTATCAACAAGGATGTGCTGCAGTTGCTTGGTGCAGCTGCGCTCTTTATTGCATGTAAGTTCGATGAACGTACTCCACCACTGATTGAAgattttctttacatttgcGATGGGGCGTACAAACATGATGAGCTTACCAAAATGGAAATGACTACACTACGCACTATCAACTATGATCTAGGCATACCATTGTCGTATAGATTTTTGCGACGATACGCTCGTTGCGGGAAAGTCCCAATGCAAACGCTAACGTTAGCACGTTATATTTTGGAGATGTCACTCATGGATTATGCTGTTATTCAATTTAGTGATTCGAAAATGGCATGCGCAACTTTGTTCATGGCTTTGCGCTTACATGGCGATAAAAAACCGTGGACACAGACGTTCGAATACTACACCGGATATATATTGACTGATTTTGCCGAAATAGTACCCATACTAAATGCTGGTTTGCATCGTAAACCAAAAGTGAGGACAATACGCAGTAAATACTCGCACAAGATTTTCCATGAAGTGGCCAAAGTCCCGCTACTCACAACGGAAGAACTATTCGAGAACAATTTAGACctgaatattagcataaaaattgaGGATTcctga